GATTCAAGTCGTAATCGCCATTGATCATCGCCACCGGGGCATGGCAGTTTAGGCAGACCTTTTTGGCCTTTCCTTCGCTTTGCGTATAGGCTTCGAGGTACGATGTCTGGAAAATAGGGTCCGAAAGCGACTTGGCGTGCATCGATTCCCGCCACATTTCGTAAATTTCCTTGTGGCATGAGCCGCACTCTGACGAGGAGGAGACAACACCTTCCTTCAGTGGAGCCGGTTCCTTGGCATAGGAATTTCCCCGAATGGAAAAAGCTATCAGAACCGTAAAAGAAACAATTACTATTTTTTGCATCATCCCAACCAGCTTGCTTTTAATTCTTTTGGTATTATTGGTTAATTAAAAGGAATACTCTGTATTATGTCAAACATTTATTTGGAATAACAGCATGTCAAAAGACTACTACAAAATACTCGGTGTAGGCAAAAGCGCTACCCCCAAGGAGATAAAGTCGGCCTACCGCAAACTGGCGATGAAACACCACCCCGATAAAAACAAGGGGGACGCCGCGGCTGAAGAGAAATTCAAGACAATAAGCGAGGCATACGCCGTTCTGAGCGACGCGGAAAAGCGGAAAAAATACGACATGTTCGGCGATGATAAATTCCGCCAGCAGTATTCCCCCGACGATATTTTTGGCGGATCGAATATCAACGATATATTGCGCGAATTCGGATTCGGCGGTTTTGGAGGTTTCGGCGGATTCAGAACCGGCGGGTTCAGGGGGAGGGGCGGATTCGGCGAAAACCCTTTCGAGCAGGAGATGGAAAACCTAGATGTAACCTCCACGATGGAAATTTCCCTTGAGGAATCGGTACGGGGCGGTGAACGCCAGGTGACACTGCAGACCGGGAGCAAAAAAGAGGTCATAAACGTTAAAATCCCCGCCGGGATAAGAGAGGGGGGGAAACTGCGCCTCCCCGGTAAAGGGCAATCCGGCAGGAGCGGGAAGGGGAACCTGTATATAGAGATAAAGATAGCCAAACATCCGACCATATCCAGAACCGGCGACGACCTTATAGTTCACGCCGAT
This portion of the Nitrospinota bacterium genome encodes:
- a CDS encoding J domain-containing protein, giving the protein MSKDYYKILGVGKSATPKEIKSAYRKLAMKHHPDKNKGDAAAEEKFKTISEAYAVLSDAEKRKKYDMFGDDKFRQQYSPDDIFGGSNINDILREFGFGGFGGFGGFRTGGFRGRGGFGENPFEQEMENLDVTSTMEISLEESVRGGERQVTLQTGSKKEVINVKIPAGIREGGKLRLPGKGQSGRSGKGNLYIEIKIAKHPTISRTGDDLIVHADIPLSTAILGGSIEINTLDGLKTVKVPAGTEFGQKIRIKGAGVKELNKSHTGDLYIEIGINIPKNLDDKQRKAVEDIKKTGL